In Anaerobacillus alkaliphilus, one genomic interval encodes:
- a CDS encoding Na-translocating system protein MpsC family protein, translating into MTKTLTNNRTQDNLLHLGSLFSKMLKQRFGKGPETCLVTIYDSRLTVFIRKYITPAEEVLIESNQYNLAYEFRNVVIAKVIDEFVEEAKVILGHPLHTYFCDWDYEKNTGVIVIDNGKSYEYSESMISTKLKGKLAEQIARVSSGVHKVPSSIDIIKLNQNMFAVECQETMLEVEKVLFRKDCMDILQERSREIKKSYVNQRELFELAFGRVIEGLFMTWDFKNDRSYIFFYLQ; encoded by the coding sequence TTGACAAAAACGCTCACTAATAATCGTACTCAAGACAACCTCCTTCATTTAGGTAGTTTGTTTAGCAAAATGCTGAAACAGCGGTTTGGTAAGGGGCCAGAAACTTGTTTAGTTACAATTTATGATAGTAGGCTTACAGTATTTATTCGTAAGTACATAACACCTGCAGAAGAAGTTCTGATTGAGTCTAACCAATATAATTTAGCTTATGAATTTCGGAATGTAGTAATAGCTAAGGTTATAGATGAGTTTGTCGAAGAAGCGAAAGTTATTTTAGGCCACCCACTTCATACATATTTTTGCGATTGGGATTATGAAAAAAATACAGGAGTTATCGTTATAGATAATGGTAAGAGCTATGAATATTCTGAGTCCATGATTTCTACGAAACTAAAAGGTAAGTTAGCTGAGCAAATTGCTCGTGTTAGTTCTGGGGTTCATAAAGTTCCTTCCAGCATTGATATAATAAAATTAAATCAAAATATGTTTGCTGTGGAGTGCCAAGAAACAATGCTTGAGGTTGAAAAGGTTTTATTTCGAAAAGATTGTATGGATATATTACAAGAACGTTCAAGAGAAATAAAAAAAAGCTATGTTAATCAAAGAGAATTGTTTGAGTTAGCATTTGGAAGAGTAATAGAAGGTTTATTTATGACCTGGGATTTTAAAAATGATCGAAGTTATATCTTCTTTTATTTACAATAA
- a CDS encoding sodium/glutamate symporter, whose translation MTPNIIGFSFILLGIFLIIGKILRSNITGLRKLFLPSSIIAGFVALFLGPEILGRIVELFAKEETFFHNGLIPEDILSVWSTLPGLFINIVFAALFLGKVVPNLKKIWLIAGPQVVMGQTVSWGQYVVGLLLTIFILTPFFGMNPLTGALIEISFVGGHGTAAGLSGTFEELGFAEGADLAVGLATIGIVSGVIVGIIIINWGARTGRAKFVGGKDKRELTEEEKEKLAELEDRETNVTKTKQTTSMEPLAFHLAIVGAAIALGYVLLELIVLLERYTWGSWTGVQLFPYVPLFPLAMVGGMVIQIYLDRTGKSKYIDREMVNRISGFSLDILIVSALASLSLAVIGDNLAPFLLLAVVAIGWNVFAFLVLAPRMIPQFWFERGIGDLGQAMGMTATGLLLMKIADPDNESPALEGFGYKQILFEPLVGGGIFTAASLPLIYQFGAPAILVLSIVVMTFFLLFGLFYFGGRKAKA comes from the coding sequence TTGACACCTAACATAATCGGATTTAGTTTTATTCTACTGGGCATTTTTTTGATTATCGGAAAAATACTGCGCTCTAATATAACAGGTTTACGCAAGCTATTTTTGCCAAGTTCAATCATTGCAGGGTTTGTGGCCCTTTTTTTAGGACCAGAAATATTAGGAAGAATAGTAGAGTTATTTGCAAAGGAAGAAACGTTTTTTCACAACGGACTTATTCCAGAGGATATATTAAGTGTATGGTCCACCTTACCTGGTTTATTTATTAATATTGTATTTGCTGCATTATTCTTAGGCAAGGTTGTCCCTAACTTAAAGAAAATATGGTTAATTGCTGGTCCTCAGGTAGTCATGGGGCAAACGGTTTCTTGGGGACAGTATGTAGTAGGTTTACTCTTAACAATTTTTATCCTTACGCCTTTTTTCGGGATGAACCCGTTAACAGGAGCTTTAATTGAGATAAGCTTTGTTGGAGGACACGGTACAGCAGCAGGGTTATCGGGAACGTTCGAGGAGTTGGGATTTGCTGAAGGTGCGGATTTAGCCGTTGGACTTGCGACAATTGGGATTGTCTCTGGGGTAATTGTAGGGATTATCATAATTAACTGGGGAGCAAGAACAGGTCGAGCTAAATTTGTAGGTGGAAAAGATAAGAGAGAACTAACAGAGGAGGAAAAGGAGAAGTTAGCCGAGCTAGAAGACCGAGAAACGAATGTAACAAAAACTAAACAAACGACTTCAATGGAGCCGTTAGCATTTCATTTAGCAATTGTAGGTGCAGCGATTGCTCTAGGCTATGTTTTGCTAGAACTAATCGTATTACTAGAAAGGTATACATGGGGTTCGTGGACAGGTGTTCAGTTATTCCCTTATGTACCATTGTTTCCACTAGCAATGGTAGGGGGAATGGTTATTCAAATCTACTTAGATCGCACAGGTAAGAGTAAGTATATTGATAGAGAAATGGTTAACCGTATTTCTGGTTTTTCATTAGATATCTTAATTGTGAGTGCATTAGCAAGCTTATCTCTAGCTGTCATCGGAGATAATTTAGCTCCATTTTTACTTCTAGCCGTTGTGGCAATTGGATGGAATGTCTTTGCCTTTCTTGTTTTGGCACCGAGGATGATCCCACAGTTTTGGTTTGAGAGAGGAATTGGTGATTTAGGCCAAGCAATGGGGATGACTGCAACTGGTCTATTGTTAATGAAGATTGCTGACCCTGACAATGAAAGCCCAGCCCTTGAAGGTTTCGGGTATAAGCAGATCTTATTCGAGCCACTTGTAGGAGGAGGAATTTTCACAGCAGCATCATTGCCACTCATTTATCAGTTCGGAGCACCAGCCATATTGGTTTTATCAATTGTGGTTATGACATTCTTTTTACTGTTTGGATTATTCTATTTTGGTGGAAGAAAAGCAAAAGCCTAA
- a CDS encoding CxxH/CxxC protein, protein MYYCCEEHVDLALDIVVDETELAPVMEKLEQEIQLSTVCNFCDQQAIYKISG, encoded by the coding sequence ATGTATTATTGCTGTGAGGAACATGTAGATTTGGCTCTAGATATCGTTGTAGATGAGACTGAGTTAGCCCCTGTAATGGAAAAGTTAGAGCAAGAAATTCAGCTATCCACAGTGTGTAATTTCTGCGATCAACAGGCAATTTATAAAATAAGTGGATAA
- a CDS encoding putative bifunctional diguanylate cyclase/phosphodiesterase, with protein MDWGIAVFQVVACITAFTWIMNTYRKEEGKARAFWLFLGLGILSYLLGIVVWAFYHFTMTTGAEAAMVPKILWISQNVFYFIALLLIMSVMKKNNLLTIRFLLDILIVMSVAGTFIWFFIMDPLIKNFNQTFSYIDILYPILDLGVLAGVISLVVASNSIFTKTTSYLLIFGLLVQIIADLIFSYLTVKGVYTVGSITEPLWILSLFIISLASIHHEPFIGYEDNKSILKNKPKGSLFLKHSLPYIGVILLSIYVISELQHSTPIVIGLFFSILLVILRQVFTLLDNDRLVSDLNNLNEALEIKVKERTDRLVETINQMEHFAFHDVVTGLPNRRYIEKRLAQAIKNRNPVGEKKIAFLLLDLDRFKQINDSLGHSYGDLLLKEVGRRLSQVMHSNELVCRIGGDEYAILLENVTMSKIERKAELILQVLRKVYDISGVDLHVTPSIGISIYPEHGENFEALLMKADTAMYKVKENGKNHFKLYQASMDMVPQLALENSLRKALDRSEFVLYYQPQLSLETGQIIGVEALIRWISPSRGFVPPSEFISIAEETGLILPLGDWVLREACKQSVTWENQGIPRLRVAVNISSIQFQQTNFVKIVANIIAQTGANPDNIELEITESIAMGSMENTIFKLSQLKEMGFHIAMDDFGTGYSSLQYMNKFPIDRLKIDRSFISLLNTNEKNDAIVKLIVMMAKGLNFKVIAEGVETIQQRTFLEQIDCDEIQGYLISKPLKLEDCNEFLNAATVSCTK; from the coding sequence TTGGATTGGGGTATAGCTGTTTTTCAAGTTGTGGCTTGTATTACAGCCTTTACATGGATTATGAACACCTATAGAAAAGAAGAGGGGAAAGCAAGAGCGTTTTGGCTTTTTCTTGGATTAGGTATCTTGTCTTACTTATTAGGTATCGTAGTTTGGGCATTTTATCATTTTACAATGACTACTGGTGCCGAAGCTGCAATGGTACCAAAGATACTATGGATTTCTCAAAATGTCTTTTATTTTATAGCACTTCTGTTAATTATGAGTGTTATGAAGAAGAATAATTTGCTAACCATTCGTTTCCTATTAGATATCTTGATAGTAATGTCAGTTGCGGGAACATTTATTTGGTTTTTTATTATGGATCCATTAATCAAAAATTTTAATCAAACTTTCTCGTATATAGATATACTCTACCCCATATTAGACTTAGGTGTCTTGGCTGGTGTAATTAGTTTAGTGGTCGCCTCAAATTCAATTTTTACTAAGACAACTTCTTATCTCTTAATCTTTGGACTATTAGTTCAAATTATTGCTGATTTGATATTTTCTTATCTAACTGTTAAAGGTGTTTATACTGTAGGTAGTATTACTGAACCGTTATGGATTTTATCCTTATTTATTATTAGTCTTGCAAGTATTCATCATGAGCCCTTTATTGGATATGAAGATAATAAAAGTATTCTTAAAAACAAGCCAAAAGGAAGTCTTTTCTTGAAACATAGCCTCCCTTATATTGGTGTTATTCTTCTATCCATTTATGTTATTTCTGAACTCCAGCATAGTACACCAATAGTTATTGGATTGTTTTTCAGTATTTTACTAGTTATCCTTAGACAAGTTTTTACACTTCTTGATAATGACCGTCTAGTATCAGATTTAAACAACTTAAATGAAGCACTAGAAATAAAAGTAAAAGAACGGACAGACCGCTTAGTAGAAACAATCAACCAAATGGAGCACTTTGCCTTTCATGATGTAGTTACAGGCCTCCCGAATCGGCGATATATTGAAAAAAGGTTAGCACAAGCAATAAAAAATAGAAATCCTGTTGGCGAAAAGAAGATTGCCTTCTTACTATTAGATTTAGACCGTTTTAAGCAAATTAATGATAGCCTGGGACATTCCTATGGAGATTTATTATTAAAAGAAGTAGGTAGAAGGCTTAGTCAAGTCATGCATTCTAATGAGCTAGTTTGCCGAATTGGTGGCGACGAATATGCAATATTACTTGAAAATGTAACTATGTCAAAAATAGAAAGAAAAGCAGAGTTAATACTTCAAGTATTAAGAAAAGTCTATGACATATCGGGTGTCGATCTTCATGTTACACCAAGTATAGGTATTTCCATTTACCCAGAACATGGGGAAAATTTTGAGGCACTCCTGATGAAGGCAGATACGGCGATGTATAAGGTAAAAGAAAATGGGAAAAACCATTTTAAACTTTATCAAGCCTCTATGGATATGGTACCACAGCTAGCATTGGAAAATTCTTTACGAAAGGCACTTGATCGAAGTGAGTTTGTGTTATACTACCAACCTCAACTGTCATTAGAAACTGGCCAAATTATTGGGGTAGAGGCTTTAATTAGGTGGATTTCACCAAGTAGGGGCTTTGTTCCACCATCTGAATTTATTTCTATTGCTGAGGAAACAGGTCTTATTCTACCTCTAGGGGATTGGGTTTTAAGAGAAGCTTGTAAACAGTCTGTTACATGGGAAAACCAAGGGATACCACGATTAAGGGTAGCTGTAAATATATCCTCGATACAGTTTCAACAGACAAATTTCGTAAAAATAGTGGCAAATATTATTGCTCAAACAGGTGCTAACCCGGATAACATAGAGTTAGAAATTACAGAGAGTATTGCAATGGGTTCTATGGAGAATACAATTTTTAAACTTTCACAATTAAAAGAAATGGGCTTTCATATAGCCATGGATGACTTTGGAACAGGTTATTCATCTTTACAATACATGAACAAGTTCCCAATTGATCGCCTAAAAATTGACCGGTCGTTTATATCTTTATTGAATACCAATGAAAAGAACGATGCTATTGTAAAATTAATTGTTATGATGGCAAAGGGTTTAAATTTTAAGGTTATTGCAGAGGGAGTAGAAACAATACAGCAGCGGACCTTCCTTGAACAAATAGATTGTGACGAAATTCAAGGCTATTTAATTAGTAAACCTTTAAAACTAGAGGATTGTAATGAGTTTCTAAATGCAGCTACAGTATCTTGTACAAAGTAG
- a CDS encoding IS110 family transposase, which produces MKHVLAFDVSMGKSTMVIYNHYKKCEFEGEINHNKLSFKALNEKICEITKLDGQAPEIVFEASGVYSRPLEYFFQTEGYPYHRVSPLEANLQTASMRRHKTDKSDAHELAKSHFRTERTTTYQEENYYKQMRALTRYYDELESESTNLFSRMHAILQLSFPELEHLFSKRSALFLNIVQLYPHPDEVLECSKTVIRNRLKANTKKNLSLTRAEEKGIGLLHAAQNSYPAISKEDVRCEQVRDYAKRISDLKEKKEQIIKQMAELSKGRIEFQVLTSFPGIGEVTAVRLIGEIGDLRRFQNHKQLNAYVGIDIMRYQSGNTFYKDKINKRGNNKLRKILYFMIQTMIKLRKKTNNHIIEYYDKLKTQPHGKPHKVASIACVNKFLKVAFHLITHNITYDYEAASTCS; this is translated from the coding sequence ATGAAACATGTACTGGCATTCGATGTTAGTATGGGGAAAAGTACGATGGTTATCTATAACCACTATAAGAAATGTGAATTTGAAGGCGAAATTAATCATAATAAGTTGTCTTTTAAAGCCTTGAATGAAAAGATTTGTGAAATCACTAAACTGGATGGTCAGGCACCTGAAATTGTATTCGAAGCATCAGGAGTTTATTCAAGACCATTAGAATACTTCTTTCAAACAGAAGGCTACCCCTATCATAGAGTTAGCCCGTTAGAAGCGAATTTACAAACAGCTTCAATGCGCCGTCATAAGACTGATAAAAGCGATGCCCATGAGCTTGCTAAATCCCACTTTCGGACAGAACGTACAACGACATATCAAGAAGAAAACTATTATAAACAGATGCGCGCACTTACACGTTATTATGATGAATTAGAAAGTGAATCTACCAACCTATTCAGCCGTATGCACGCTATTTTACAACTAAGTTTCCCTGAGCTAGAACATCTTTTTTCAAAACGTTCTGCACTCTTTTTAAATATTGTTCAGCTTTATCCACACCCAGATGAAGTATTGGAGTGTTCTAAAACTGTGATACGAAACCGATTAAAAGCGAATACAAAAAAGAATCTATCCCTTACACGCGCTGAAGAAAAAGGAATAGGACTGCTTCACGCTGCCCAAAACTCATATCCAGCAATTTCGAAAGAAGATGTGAGATGTGAACAAGTGCGTGATTATGCTAAACGTATTTCAGACTTAAAAGAGAAAAAAGAACAGATTATTAAACAAATGGCAGAGCTATCAAAAGGACGCATAGAATTTCAAGTGCTAACTTCTTTTCCGGGGATTGGTGAAGTAACAGCGGTAAGATTAATTGGAGAAATCGGAGATCTTCGACGCTTTCAAAACCATAAACAATTGAATGCGTATGTTGGGATCGACATTATGCGGTATCAATCTGGTAATACATTTTATAAAGATAAAATTAACAAACGTGGGAATAACAAGCTACGAAAAATCTTATACTTTATGATTCAGACGATGATTAAACTACGTAAGAAGACTAACAATCATATTATAGAATACTACGACAAATTAAAAACGCAACCTCATGGAAAACCCCATAAAGTTGCGTCCATTGCGTGTGTAAATAAGTTTTTGAAAGTGGCATTTCATCTAATCACACACAACATCACCTATGATTACGAAGCGGCATCAACCTGTTCGTAA
- a CDS encoding Na-translocating system protein MpsC family protein, protein MEQEVLNSISSYLSKLLRKNFGKGPQSCQSIVYKRIFVAYIRGFISPMEEVLMEQGQSVQVERARSVIINHVLDQLKGVVEVSLKCEIEERYHDWNFPNNSGMIIFKLDQEMSGDHHLPQQVNVEELEKEVARISLLVQKAPDIINIYPVSSTLYVIERKGILIPIEKALIAKGFEEELRVTKDELEKKYFHRYGKYEQIFFRDVKEVFIDWCFKEDKSLMGFIINEK, encoded by the coding sequence ATGGAACAAGAAGTACTTAATTCAATTAGCAGTTATTTGAGTAAACTGTTAAGAAAGAACTTTGGTAAAGGACCTCAATCATGCCAATCCATTGTATACAAAAGAATTTTTGTCGCTTATATACGAGGTTTTATATCACCGATGGAAGAGGTCTTAATGGAACAAGGCCAAAGTGTACAAGTTGAAAGGGCAAGGTCGGTCATCATTAACCATGTGTTAGATCAACTAAAGGGAGTTGTAGAGGTCTCTTTAAAATGTGAGATTGAAGAAAGGTATCATGACTGGAATTTTCCGAATAACTCAGGAATGATCATTTTTAAATTAGATCAAGAAATGAGTGGAGATCACCATTTGCCTCAACAAGTAAACGTAGAAGAGTTAGAAAAGGAAGTAGCAAGGATTAGTTTATTGGTTCAAAAAGCTCCTGATATCATTAATATCTATCCGGTTTCTTCAACTTTATATGTTATTGAACGAAAAGGCATACTAATACCAATTGAAAAGGCGCTTATTGCAAAAGGTTTTGAAGAGGAACTAAGAGTGACTAAAGATGAGTTGGAAAAGAAGTATTTCCATAGGTACGGCAAGTACGAGCAAATATTTTTTAGAGATGTGAAAGAAGTTTTTATTGACTGGTGTTTTAAGGAAGATAAGTCCTTGATGGGCTTCATAATTAATGAGAAATAA
- the rlmH gene encoding 23S rRNA (pseudouridine(1915)-N(3))-methyltransferase RlmH → MNISIVTVGKLKEKYLINGINEYIKRMGPYAKVDMVEVADEKAPEQLSEAEMLQVKDKEGERILAKIPQDAYVIALAIEGEMWSSEKLAKELDKLATYGRSKVAFIIGGSLGLSTAVMQRADAKLSFSKMTFPHQLMRLVLVEQVYRAFRINRNEPYHK, encoded by the coding sequence GTGAATATCTCAATTGTTACTGTTGGGAAGCTAAAAGAGAAATATTTAATTAATGGAATTAATGAATACATAAAACGGATGGGCCCATATGCCAAAGTAGATATGGTTGAAGTAGCTGATGAAAAAGCACCTGAACAGTTAAGTGAAGCAGAGATGCTCCAAGTAAAAGACAAAGAGGGAGAACGGATCTTAGCAAAAATCCCACAGGATGCGTATGTAATTGCTTTGGCCATTGAAGGTGAAATGTGGAGTTCAGAAAAGCTAGCGAAAGAATTAGACAAGCTAGCTACATACGGACGCAGTAAGGTTGCCTTTATTATTGGAGGTTCACTAGGACTAAGTACAGCTGTTATGCAGCGTGCCGATGCCAAATTGTCCTTTTCAAAAATGACATTCCCACACCAGTTAATGCGACTGGTTTTAGTAGAGCAAGTCTATCGGGCATTCCGGATTAATAGGAATGAACCGTATCATAAGTAG
- a CDS encoding ATP-binding protein — MEIVKDLVFNLFIIFVCYSVFFFLTIKKRGRANYNLVLLGSLAIILSMTFPTHLAEGLFIDLRLVPIALAGLYGGWRVCLLLTLVLISYRMYLGGDGMVYGIWLGIFHGLFISLISQHFHRVSYRRRVSFSILVGMISPLLIMLIIGYTLPESFSSLLFFSTVFMHLAAISLLVILSERINSIQSLYEHVTRIEKMEIVNHVASSFTHEIRNPITTVKGFLQLMKRPELKRQELDNYISIAINEVDRAEKIITEYLSFTKPTNENLYVIEGEQVLQNSVDVIRPLANSNCVDIKYKDLPFLVKANKQKLQQALINLFKNAIEAMPDGGDLFISVMPHGSMVKIMIKDTGVGMTVDQVSRLGEPYFSMKGEKGTGLGMMVVYNIIGAMGGTINVVSELGKGTTFILTLPTSSQLDEGETK; from the coding sequence GTGGAGATAGTTAAGGACTTAGTATTCAATCTTTTTATCATATTCGTTTGTTATTCAGTCTTTTTTTTCCTTACCATAAAAAAACGTGGAAGAGCTAACTATAATCTAGTTCTTTTAGGATCTCTTGCTATTATTCTTAGTATGACATTTCCTACGCATCTGGCTGAGGGGTTGTTTATTGACTTAAGGTTAGTACCAATTGCTCTAGCAGGTTTATACGGAGGATGGAGAGTTTGTCTTCTTCTAACCTTAGTTCTGATTAGCTACCGGATGTATCTAGGTGGTGATGGAATGGTTTATGGCATTTGGCTTGGTATATTTCATGGCCTGTTCATAAGTCTTATTTCTCAGCATTTTCATAGGGTATCTTACCGCAGGCGCGTTTCATTTAGTATTTTAGTAGGTATGATTTCGCCTTTACTGATCATGTTGATAATAGGATACACTTTGCCAGAGTCATTCTCTTCGTTACTCTTCTTCAGTACGGTTTTTATGCATTTGGCAGCGATAAGCCTATTAGTAATTTTAAGCGAGCGAATTAATAGTATTCAAAGTTTGTATGAACATGTGACTCGTATAGAGAAGATGGAAATCGTTAATCATGTTGCTTCTAGTTTTACGCATGAAATTCGGAATCCAATAACGACCGTTAAAGGTTTTTTGCAATTAATGAAAAGACCAGAATTAAAAAGACAGGAACTAGACAACTACATTTCCATTGCCATAAATGAAGTTGATCGAGCTGAGAAAATCATTACTGAATATCTATCATTTACGAAACCAACGAATGAAAATCTATATGTAATAGAAGGCGAACAAGTATTACAGAATTCAGTAGATGTTATTCGACCGTTAGCTAATTCAAATTGTGTAGATATAAAATATAAGGATTTGCCTTTCTTAGTGAAAGCCAACAAGCAGAAATTGCAGCAGGCGTTAATTAACCTATTCAAAAACGCCATTGAAGCCATGCCAGACGGGGGAGATCTATTCATTTCTGTAATGCCTCATGGTAGTATGGTAAAAATCATGATAAAAGATACTGGTGTTGGCATGACGGTAGATCAAGTAAGTCGCCTTGGAGAACCATATTTCTCTATGAAAGGAGAAAAAGGAACCGGTCTTGGGATGATGGTTGTATACAATATTATTGGTGCTATGGGAGGAACTATAAATGTGGTTAGCGAACTAGGGAAGGGTACGACTTTTATCTTAACCTTACCTACATCCTCACAGTTAGACGAAGGGGAAACAAAATAA
- a CDS encoding glycosyltransferase family 2 protein, giving the protein MGKNKDEKSEILVSIVIPSYNRYPLNLYLLESLKSQTFPHDKMEVIFVDDASTDETKKLSSQIDTPYSIKWVRNESPLGRAKARNKGVTFASGEILVFLDAEMVAAPGLIETHYFTHKDQENLVMSGWMEVRKLFTVLYPEFKRKQLKKLRSLYKDNQDVLSLNNQDISSQINLLSLEEITNLGVLDKRSYPLEDYEHILNSFGDKLKGFKFSWINFCTGNVSLSKYLFQKVGGFDEQFTGYGFEDWDLGFRLYKEGAKFIHNGNAKAYHQEHPISKSNWQDVCRNQYNFQSRYKDIKPKLLVLYLSAYPLNRDFVELNQIACEYKELRKDYPRQYKLFKKILPPILSHASLLLSKKKKLKNLAKSARINEEVLGAFSKEVEYLREEYPNLINLYEQLIKL; this is encoded by the coding sequence ATGGGCAAAAATAAGGATGAAAAATCAGAGATATTAGTTAGTATAGTTATACCTTCGTATAATCGCTACCCTCTAAATTTGTATCTGCTAGAGTCGCTAAAAAGTCAAACGTTTCCGCATGATAAAATGGAAGTAATTTTTGTTGATGATGCTTCGACTGACGAGACCAAAAAGCTTAGTTCACAAATAGACACGCCTTATTCTATTAAATGGGTAAGAAATGAGTCACCATTAGGAAGAGCAAAAGCAAGAAATAAAGGAGTGACCTTTGCATCTGGGGAAATCCTTGTTTTTCTAGATGCGGAAATGGTAGCGGCACCAGGCTTAATTGAGACTCACTACTTTACTCATAAAGATCAGGAAAATCTCGTTATGTCAGGGTGGATGGAAGTAAGAAAGTTATTTACAGTTTTGTATCCAGAATTTAAAAGAAAACAGTTGAAAAAGTTACGTTCTCTATATAAGGATAATCAAGATGTGCTTTCATTAAATAATCAGGATATTTCTTCGCAAATAAACCTATTATCCCTTGAAGAGATCACTAATTTAGGAGTTTTAGATAAAAGATCATACCCTTTAGAGGACTATGAACATATACTAAATTCTTTTGGAGACAAGTTAAAGGGCTTTAAATTTTCTTGGATAAACTTCTGTACTGGAAACGTCTCACTTTCTAAATATTTATTTCAAAAAGTAGGTGGATTTGACGAGCAGTTTACTGGTTATGGCTTTGAGGATTGGGATTTGGGTTTTAGGTTATATAAAGAAGGCGCTAAGTTTATACACAACGGCAATGCAAAAGCGTATCACCAAGAACATCCAATCTCTAAGTCCAACTGGCAAGATGTTTGTAGAAACCAATATAATTTTCAATCTAGATATAAGGATATAAAACCGAAATTACTTGTGCTTTATCTATCTGCCTATCCATTAAATAGAGACTTTGTAGAGCTAAACCAAATTGCATGTGAATACAAAGAATTACGTAAGGATTATCCTAGACAGTATAAACTCTTTAAAAAAATACTTCCTCCCATACTGAGTCATGCTTCGCTTCTATTGTCGAAAAAGAAGAAATTAAAAAATCTAGCTAAATCAGCTAGAATTAACGAAGAGGTATTGGGTGCCTTTTCTAAGGAAGTTGAGTATTTAAGGGAAGAATATCCTAATCTAATTAATTTGTATGAACAATTAATTAAGTTATAA